A genomic window from Mesorhizobium sp. 131-2-1 includes:
- the ccmA gene encoding heme ABC exporter ATP-binding protein CcmA, with protein sequence MRLIAENLGGERGGETVFSGIGFTIEKGEALVVTGPNGAGKSTLLRVLAGLLRAAEGQARVEGGGEAFPTVASACHYLGHLNAMKTALSVAENLRFWRDFSGEPALGVEAALETVGLGGIGHLPFGYLSTGQRRRASIAKLLVGQRPIWLLDEPTAGLDKASEERFAGLMRGHLADGGIVVAATHLPLGLDGAKGLRMGMTG encoded by the coding sequence ATGCGGCTGATCGCCGAAAATCTGGGCGGCGAGCGCGGCGGCGAGACGGTCTTCTCCGGCATCGGCTTCACGATCGAGAAGGGCGAGGCCCTGGTCGTCACCGGTCCGAACGGCGCCGGCAAGTCGACACTGCTCAGAGTGCTCGCCGGATTGCTGCGGGCCGCCGAAGGGCAGGCGCGGGTCGAAGGCGGCGGCGAGGCCTTTCCCACGGTCGCCTCGGCCTGCCACTATCTCGGTCATCTCAACGCGATGAAGACGGCATTGAGCGTTGCGGAGAATCTGCGCTTCTGGCGCGACTTTTCCGGCGAGCCTGCACTTGGCGTGGAGGCGGCGCTGGAGACTGTCGGACTCGGCGGCATCGGTCATCTGCCGTTCGGCTATTTGTCGACCGGGCAAAGGCGGCGCGCCTCGATCGCAAAACTCCTGGTCGGCCAGCGGCCGATCTGGCTGCTCGACGAGCCGACCGCAGGGCTGGACAAGGCTTCGGAGGAGCGGTTTGCGGGGTTGATGCGGGGACATCTGGCGGATGGAGGGATTGTGGTGGCGGCAACGCATCTGCCGCTGGGGTTGGATGGGGCGAAGGGGTTGAGAATGGGGATGACTGGATGA
- the ccmB gene encoding heme exporter protein CcmB, with the protein MLALFLRDIRLSIRAGGGALTGVIFFLAVIATIPFGVGPDLNLLARIGPAILWIAALLACLLGLDRLFQADREDGSLDLLVLGNDRHMLALTVLVKCLAHWMGSVLPLVVAAPLLGLFMNMEPAGIGATALTLLVGTPAITLIGAAGAAVAVALPRGGLLISVLVLPLTIPVLIFGVSASYGAVADPAPFLQPFLILAALTLFLAVLGPVAAALALRHGTD; encoded by the coding sequence ATGCTAGCCCTCTTCCTGCGCGATATCCGCCTGTCGATCCGCGCCGGCGGCGGGGCGCTGACGGGCGTCATCTTCTTCCTCGCCGTCATCGCCACCATCCCGTTCGGCGTCGGGCCGGATCTCAACCTGCTTGCCCGCATCGGTCCGGCGATCCTGTGGATCGCCGCCCTGCTCGCCTGCCTGCTCGGCCTCGACCGGCTGTTCCAGGCCGACCGCGAGGACGGCTCGCTCGATCTCCTGGTGCTGGGCAACGATCGCCACATGCTGGCGCTGACGGTGCTGGTGAAATGCCTGGCGCACTGGATGGGCAGCGTGCTGCCGCTGGTGGTCGCCGCGCCCTTGCTTGGGCTGTTCATGAACATGGAGCCGGCCGGCATCGGCGCCACCGCGCTCACGCTGCTCGTCGGCACGCCGGCCATCACCTTGATCGGGGCGGCTGGCGCCGCGGTGGCGGTGGCGCTGCCGCGAGGCGGGCTGCTGATCTCGGTGCTGGTGCTGCCGCTCACCATTCCGGTGCTGATCTTCGGCGTCTCGGCAAGCTATGGCGCGGTGGCCGACCCGGCGCCGTTCCTGCAGCCCTTCCTCATTCTTGCCGCGCTGACGCTGTTTCTTGCCGTGCTCGGGCCGGTGGCGGCGGCGCTGGCGCTGCGCCACGGGACGGACTAG
- the ccmD gene encoding heme exporter protein CcmD: MSAHALYVTAAYAITALVLAGLVAWILVDQRGRKRDLAELEAAGVRRRSDKSAEALKDKGVKS, translated from the coding sequence ATGAGTGCGCATGCGCTCTATGTCACCGCCGCCTATGCCATCACGGCGCTGGTCCTGGCCGGGCTGGTCGCCTGGATCCTGGTCGACCAGCGCGGGCGCAAGCGCGACCTCGCCGAGCTCGAAGCCGCCGGCGTGCGCCGGCGCTCCGACAAGAGCGCCGAGGCCCTCAAGGACAAGGGCGTGAAATCATGA
- a CDS encoding DsbE family thiol:disulfide interchange protein, whose protein sequence is MSSESTETGRPARGRRLFVLLPLLIFLGLAGLFLSQLLSGRDVSEVPSALIGLPAPQTNLPPLEGSTLPGLDSKAFAGKVTLVNVFASWCAPCRDEHPVLLALSKDKRFVLAALNYKDEPENARRFLGEVGNPYQAIGVDGAGRAAIDWGVYGVPETFVVGKDGKIAYKHVGPITPESAETLLLPQIEKALAAPG, encoded by the coding sequence ATGAGCAGCGAGAGCACCGAGACCGGAAGGCCGGCGCGTGGAAGGCGCCTTTTCGTCCTGCTGCCGCTGCTGATCTTCCTCGGATTGGCGGGGCTGTTCCTGTCGCAACTCCTGTCCGGCCGCGACGTGTCGGAAGTGCCGTCGGCGCTGATCGGCCTGCCGGCGCCGCAGACCAATCTGCCGCCGCTGGAAGGCAGCACGTTGCCTGGGCTGGATTCCAAGGCCTTCGCCGGCAAGGTCACGCTGGTCAACGTCTTCGCCTCATGGTGCGCGCCGTGCCGCGACGAGCATCCGGTGCTGCTCGCTTTGTCGAAAGACAAGCGTTTCGTGCTGGCGGCGCTGAACTACAAGGACGAGCCGGAGAACGCCCGACGCTTCCTCGGCGAGGTCGGCAATCCCTACCAGGCGATCGGCGTCGACGGGGCGGGCCGAGCGGCGATCGATTGGGGCGTCTACGGCGTGCCGGAAACCTTCGTCGTCGGCAAGGACGGCAAGATCGCCTACAAGCATGTCGGGCCGATCACGCCGGAGTCGGCCGAGACGCTGCTGTTGCCGCAGATCGAGAAGGCCCTGGCGGCGCCGGGCTAA
- a CDS encoding SMP-30/gluconolactonase/LRE family protein, whose amino-acid sequence MTAADYEVLDPRFSRLVNSNERVEKLFTGCRWAEGPAWFAAGRYLVWSDIPNNRMLRFDETDGSVSVFRQPSGNSNGNTVDRQGRLVTCEHSGRRVSRTEHDGSIITIADNWRGKRLNSPNDAVVKSDGSIWFTDPAYGIDTDYEGNHAESEIGACNVYRVDPGTGEIDAVITDMVRPNGLAFSLDESLLYVADTGRTHGAKNPAHIRAFNVGKGGKKVSGGKVFADCTAGLFDGFRLDEAGRIWTSAADGIHCYDPDGTLIGKVKVPEVVANCVFGGPKRNRLYIAGTTSLYVVWLMVNGAKTY is encoded by the coding sequence ATGACGGCCGCCGACTACGAAGTTCTCGATCCGCGTTTTTCGCGGCTGGTCAACAGCAATGAGCGGGTGGAAAAGCTGTTCACCGGCTGCCGCTGGGCGGAAGGTCCGGCCTGGTTCGCCGCCGGTCGCTACCTCGTCTGGTCCGATATCCCAAACAACCGCATGCTGCGCTTTGACGAGACCGACGGCAGCGTCAGCGTGTTCCGCCAGCCGTCCGGCAATTCCAACGGCAACACGGTCGACCGGCAGGGGCGGCTGGTCACCTGCGAGCATTCGGGCCGCCGCGTCAGCCGCACCGAGCATGACGGCTCGATCATCACCATCGCCGACAACTGGCGCGGCAAGCGGCTGAACTCGCCGAACGACGCTGTGGTGAAGTCCGACGGCTCGATCTGGTTCACCGATCCCGCCTACGGCATCGACACCGACTATGAGGGCAATCACGCGGAAAGCGAGATCGGCGCCTGCAACGTCTACCGGGTCGATCCAGGCACGGGCGAGATCGACGCCGTCATCACCGACATGGTGAGACCCAACGGGCTTGCCTTCTCGCTCGACGAAAGCCTGCTCTACGTCGCCGATACCGGCCGCACGCATGGCGCCAAGAACCCGGCACATATCCGCGCCTTCAACGTCGGCAAGGGCGGCAAGAAGGTTTCGGGCGGCAAGGTCTTCGCCGACTGCACGGCCGGCCTGTTCGACGGGTTCCGGCTCGACGAGGCCGGGCGTATCTGGACAAGCGCCGCCGACGGCATCCATTGCTACGATCCCGACGGCACGCTGATCGGCAAGGTCAAGGTGCCGGAAGTCGTCGCCAACTGCGTGTTCGGCGGCCCCAAGCGCAACCGCCTCTACATCGCCGGCACCACCTCGCTCTACGTGGTCTGGCTGATGGTCAACGGCGCCAAGACCTATTGA
- a CDS encoding NADPH-dependent FMN reductase, whose translation MLNILAISGSLRAASTNSALLAALAENAPAGCRVTVYDGLGRLPIFNPDDEGERTPPEAARLIEAVTAADGVIVSCPEYAHGVPGGLKNSLDWLVSRDAAVGKPAMLVHASPRSLYARAALSEIMRTMSFALHEETTLEIVLIGKKPPEMEAILAEAARRLAMRDAVQAFADFIGSR comes from the coding sequence GTGCTGAACATCCTTGCCATTTCCGGCAGCCTGCGCGCCGCCTCGACCAATTCGGCGCTGCTCGCGGCGCTGGCTGAAAACGCGCCGGCCGGCTGCCGCGTGACCGTCTATGACGGGCTTGGCCGGCTGCCGATCTTCAATCCGGACGACGAGGGCGAGCGCACGCCGCCGGAAGCCGCCCGGCTGATCGAAGCCGTCACTGCGGCCGATGGCGTCATCGTCTCGTGCCCGGAATATGCCCATGGCGTGCCGGGCGGGTTGAAGAACTCGCTCGACTGGCTGGTGTCGCGCGACGCCGCCGTCGGCAAGCCGGCGATGCTCGTGCATGCCTCGCCGCGCTCGCTCTATGCCCGCGCCGCACTCAGCGAGATCATGCGAACGATGTCGTTCGCGCTCCACGAGGAGACGACACTGGAGATCGTCCTGATCGGCAAGAAGCCGCCGGAGATGGAGGCGATCTTGGCCGAGGCGGCGCGCCGGCTGGCGATGCGTGACGCGGTCCAGGCATTCGCTGACTTCATCGGCTCGCGATGA
- a CDS encoding pyridoxamine 5'-phosphate oxidase family protein: MEFLTTRDELRTIYKTPRPTDGPIRKELKALDGHCRSFIGKSPFVLIGSSDGAGNADVTPKGDKPGFAAILDNSTIAIPDRPGNNRLDTLENIVRNPSVGLLFLIPGMNETLRVNGDARITVDAGLRERLAVDGKEPQSVIVVTVKAAYMHCAKAFMRSDLWKPETWYDRTSLPTLGQIIRDQLALADTAGDIDRELDEDYRQTMW; the protein is encoded by the coding sequence ATGGAATTCCTCACCACGCGCGACGAGCTGAGGACGATCTACAAGACCCCCCGCCCGACCGACGGCCCCATCCGCAAGGAACTGAAGGCGCTCGACGGCCATTGCCGCTCCTTCATCGGCAAGAGCCCCTTCGTGCTGATCGGCTCCTCCGACGGCGCCGGCAATGCCGATGTGACGCCGAAGGGCGACAAGCCCGGCTTCGCCGCCATCCTCGACAACAGCACCATCGCCATTCCCGACCGGCCCGGCAACAACCGGCTGGACACGCTGGAGAACATCGTCCGCAATCCCTCGGTCGGGCTGCTGTTCCTCATCCCCGGCATGAACGAGACGCTGCGCGTCAACGGCGATGCCCGCATCACCGTCGATGCCGGCCTGCGCGAGCGGCTGGCGGTCGATGGCAAGGAGCCGCAAAGCGTCATCGTGGTGACGGTCAAGGCCGCCTACATGCATTGCGCCAAGGCGTTCATGCGCTCGGATCTGTGGAAGCCCGAGACCTGGTACGACCGTACGAGCCTGCCGACGCTCGGCCAGATCATCCGCGACCAGCTGGCGCTCGCCGACACGGCCGGCGACATCGACCGCGAGCTGGACGAGGATTACCGGCAGACCATGTGGTAG
- a CDS encoding septation protein A: MNILERDPSDPQKQKKEGVNPALKLVLELGPLLVFFFANARGEWLVQKFPALGELGGPIFVATGLFMAATAIALIASWLLTRTLPIMPLVSGVVVFVFGALTLYLQDDIFIKMKPTIVNTLFGGVLLGGLYFGKSLLGYVFDSAFSLDTEGWRKLTFRWGLFFLFLALVNEVVWRNFSTDAWVTFKVWGIMPITLLFTFSQMPLIMRHSLEEKAKEENAGK, from the coding sequence ATGAACATCCTCGAACGCGACCCGTCCGACCCGCAGAAACAGAAGAAGGAAGGCGTCAACCCGGCGCTCAAGCTGGTGCTCGAGCTCGGTCCGCTGCTGGTATTCTTCTTCGCCAATGCGCGCGGCGAATGGCTGGTGCAGAAATTTCCGGCGCTTGGCGAGCTTGGCGGGCCGATCTTCGTCGCCACCGGCCTGTTCATGGCCGCCACCGCCATCGCGCTGATCGCGTCCTGGTTGCTCACCCGCACCTTGCCGATCATGCCGCTGGTATCGGGTGTCGTGGTCTTCGTCTTCGGCGCGCTGACCCTCTATCTGCAGGACGACATCTTCATCAAGATGAAGCCGACCATCGTCAACACGCTGTTCGGCGGCGTGCTGCTCGGCGGCCTGTACTTCGGCAAGTCGCTGCTCGGCTATGTCTTCGATTCCGCCTTCAGCCTCGACACGGAAGGCTGGAGGAAGCTCACCTTCCGCTGGGGGCTGTTCTTCCTGTTCCTGGCCCTCGTCAACGAAGTGGTCTGGCGGAATTTTTCCACCGACGCCTGGGTTACCTTCAAGGTCTGGGGCATCATGCCCATCACGCTTCTCTTCACCTTCAGCCAGATGCCGCTGATCATGCGCCATTCGCTGGAGGAAAAGGCCAAGGAAGAGAACGCCGGCAAGTAG
- the ftsY gene encoding signal recognition particle-docking protein FtsY — MAGFFKKIFSFGKKEVVEERVDETAPLPPIKWDALDALKPAAEQAPHPPLDGEGRHEVAGRGDSADAGASHPHPRAALGTSPIEGEVEATPQPAAEEPKPEPAPIIPPTPEPTVPAEPEPLPVPEPVEEPQPAPEVPSEPPVPEEIPTPAVPETAPEPQPQEVPPPAPTEPEIVPSRPETPPVPAPVEVPAPPAEIPVEAPTPEIPPAEVLPPVRQPAPMELQPVRAEIAPEIEAAPHPPLDGEGRRETAGRGDGASAGTSHPHPRAALGTSPIEGEVESAPDRQPSPEPKPSPGKVTVAKKVEQKAEVQRAPEPVARRSWFQRMRDGLARSSRELSGNIAGVFTKRKLDEDTLQDLEDVLIRADLGLETALRVTDALASSRYGKDVSDTEVRSVMAAEVEKVLTPVALPLELDLSHKPHVILVVGVNGTGKTTTIGKLAAKLTEGGLSVMLAAGDTFRAAAIEQLKIWGERTKSPVIASKLGADAAGLAYDAFEKAKEAGSDVLIIDTAGRLQNKTELMAELEKIVRVLGKLDPDAPHTVLQTVDATTGQNALSQVEIFRNVAGVNGLVMTKLDGTARGGILVAIAAKHKLPVYFIGVGEQVDDLEPFSASEFARAIAGVA, encoded by the coding sequence ATGGCTGGTTTTTTCAAGAAGATATTTTCGTTCGGCAAGAAGGAAGTCGTCGAGGAGCGCGTCGATGAGACCGCACCCCTGCCGCCGATCAAATGGGATGCGCTGGATGCCCTGAAACCGGCGGCCGAGCAGGCTCCCCACCCTCCCCTCGATGGGGAGGGTCGCCACGAAGTGGCGGGGCGGGGTGACAGCGCCGACGCCGGCGCCAGTCACCCCCACCCCCGAGCTGCGCTCGGGACCTCCCCCATCGAGGGGGAGGTAGAGGCCACGCCGCAACCGGCGGCCGAGGAGCCGAAGCCCGAGCCGGCTCCGATCATTCCGCCAACGCCGGAGCCGACCGTTCCGGCTGAGCCGGAGCCGCTGCCGGTGCCTGAGCCCGTGGAAGAGCCCCAGCCGGCTCCGGAGGTGCCTTCCGAACCGCCGGTGCCCGAGGAAATTCCGACGCCCGCCGTTCCGGAGACTGCGCCCGAGCCGCAGCCCCAAGAGGTGCCGCCGCCTGCGCCGACAGAGCCGGAGATTGTTCCGTCGCGTCCTGAGACGCCGCCAGTACCTGCCCCCGTCGAAGTGCCGGCGCCTCCCGCCGAAATTCCCGTCGAGGCGCCGACGCCCGAAATTCCACCAGCGGAAGTTCTGCCGCCTGTCCGCCAGCCGGCGCCCATGGAACTGCAGCCGGTCCGCGCCGAGATCGCCCCGGAGATCGAGGCTGCACCCCACCCTCCCCTCGATGGGGAGGGTCGCCGCGAAACGGCGGGGCGGGGTGACGGCGCCAGCGCTGGTACCAGTCACCCCCACCCCCGAGCTGCGCTCGGGACCTCCCCCATCGAGGGGGAGGTAGAGTCGGCACCCGACCGGCAACCTTCGCCAGAGCCAAAACCATCCCCCGGCAAGGTGACCGTCGCGAAGAAGGTCGAGCAGAAGGCCGAGGTGCAAAGGGCGCCGGAGCCGGTGGCAAGGCGCTCCTGGTTCCAGCGCATGCGGGACGGGCTTGCTCGCTCCTCGCGCGAGCTGTCGGGCAACATTGCTGGCGTCTTCACCAAGCGCAAGTTGGACGAGGACACTCTGCAGGACCTGGAGGACGTGCTGATCCGCGCCGATCTCGGCCTGGAGACCGCGCTCCGCGTCACCGATGCGCTGGCCTCCAGCCGCTACGGCAAGGATGTCTCCGATACAGAGGTCCGCTCGGTCATGGCGGCCGAGGTGGAGAAGGTGCTTACCCCGGTCGCCCTGCCGCTGGAGCTCGACCTCAGCCACAAGCCGCATGTCATCCTGGTCGTCGGCGTCAACGGCACCGGCAAGACCACGACCATCGGCAAGCTGGCCGCCAAGCTGACCGAAGGCGGCCTGTCGGTGATGCTCGCCGCCGGCGACACCTTCCGCGCCGCCGCGATCGAGCAGCTGAAGATCTGGGGCGAGCGGACGAAATCGCCGGTCATCGCCTCGAAACTCGGCGCCGACGCGGCCGGCCTCGCCTACGATGCCTTCGAGAAGGCCAAGGAGGCCGGCTCCGACGTTTTGATCATCGACACCGCCGGCCGGCTGCAGAACAAGACCGAGCTGATGGCGGAGCTGGAGAAGATCGTGCGCGTGCTGGGCAAACTCGATCCGGACGCCCCGCACACCGTGCTGCAGACGGTCGACGCCACCACGGGCCAGAATGCGCTGAGCCAGGTCGAGATCTTCCGCAACGTCGCCGGCGTCAACGGCCTGGTGATGACCAAGCTGGACGGCACGGCGCGCGGCGGTATTCTGGTGGCGATCGCGGCAAAGCACAAATTGCCGGTCTATTTCATCGGCGTCGGCGAGCAGGTCGACGACCTCGAACCTTTCTCGGCCAGCGAATTCGCCAGGGCGATCGCCGGTGTGGCTTGA
- the mtaB gene encoding tRNA (N(6)-L-threonylcarbamoyladenosine(37)-C(2))-methylthiotransferase MtaB yields the protein MSALAEGPVSEAPTSKGIDVVTFGCRLNTYESEVMRREAESAGLGALKGGAIIFNTCAVTAEAVRQAKQSIRKARRENPNARIIVTGCAAQTEPGNFTAMDEVDLVLGNEEKLKANSYRALPDFGVNDTEKARVNDIFSVRETAGHMVDAIEGRARAFVQVQNGCDHRCTFCIIPYGRGNSRSVPMGAVVEQVKRLAGNGYAEIVLTGVDMTSFGADLPGSPKLGKLVKTILRQVPEVKRLRLSSIDSIEADDDLLDAIATEPRLMPHLHLSLQSGDDMILKRMKRRHLRDQSIRFCEDVRKLRPGIVFGADIIAGFPTETEAMFANSEKIVEECGLTHLHVFPFSPREGTPAARMPQVRRELVKQRAARLRAAGEAAYRRHLASLAGTRQSILVERDGLGRTEGFTLAAIDAGSPGEIVEAVVMGHDGARLLAAPLAARAA from the coding sequence ATGTCCGCTTTGGCAGAAGGCCCGGTCTCCGAGGCCCCCACCTCGAAGGGCATCGACGTCGTCACCTTCGGCTGCCGGCTGAACACCTATGAATCGGAAGTGATGCGCCGCGAGGCCGAAAGCGCCGGCCTCGGCGCGCTCAAGGGCGGCGCCATCATCTTCAACACTTGCGCCGTCACCGCGGAAGCCGTGCGCCAGGCCAAGCAGTCGATCAGAAAAGCCCGCCGCGAGAACCCGAACGCCCGCATCATCGTCACCGGCTGCGCCGCGCAGACCGAGCCCGGCAACTTCACCGCCATGGACGAGGTCGACCTCGTGCTCGGCAATGAGGAGAAGCTCAAGGCGAATTCCTATCGCGCGCTGCCCGATTTCGGCGTCAACGACACCGAGAAGGCGCGCGTCAACGACATCTTCTCGGTGCGCGAGACGGCCGGCCACATGGTCGACGCGATCGAGGGCCGGGCGCGCGCCTTCGTCCAGGTGCAGAATGGCTGCGACCATCGCTGCACCTTCTGCATCATCCCCTATGGCCGCGGCAATTCGCGCTCGGTGCCGATGGGCGCGGTGGTCGAGCAGGTCAAGCGGTTGGCCGGCAATGGCTATGCCGAGATCGTGCTGACCGGCGTCGACATGACCAGTTTTGGCGCCGACCTGCCGGGCAGCCCGAAGCTTGGGAAGCTGGTGAAGACGATCCTGCGCCAGGTGCCCGAGGTGAAGCGGCTCAGGCTCTCCTCGATCGATTCCATCGAGGCCGACGACGATCTGCTCGACGCCATCGCCACCGAGCCCCGTCTGATGCCGCATCTGCATCTGTCGCTGCAGTCTGGCGACGACATGATCCTGAAGCGCATGAAGCGCCGCCATCTGCGCGACCAGTCGATCCGCTTCTGCGAGGATGTGCGCAAGCTGCGCCCCGGCATCGTCTTCGGCGCCGACATCATCGCCGGCTTCCCGACCGAGACCGAGGCGATGTTCGCGAACTCGGAAAAAATCGTCGAGGAGTGCGGCCTGACGCATCTGCACGTCTTCCCGTTCTCGCCGCGCGAGGGCACACCCGCCGCGCGCATGCCGCAGGTGCGGCGCGAGCTGGTCAAGCAGCGCGCCGCCCGGCTTCGCGCCGCCGGCGAGGCCGCCTATCGCCGTCACCTTGCGTCCCTTGCCGGCACGCGCCAGTCGATCCTGGTCGAGCGCGACGGCCTTGGCCGCACCGAAGGTTTCACGCTGGCCGCCATCGACGCAGGGTCGCCGGGCGAGATCGTCGAGGCTGTTGTTATGGGCCATGACGGCGCCCGCCTTCTGGCCGCGCCGCTTGCCGCGCGCGCCGCCTGA
- the dapF gene encoding diaminopimelate epimerase, with product MAGTAPFAKMNGIGNEIIVADMRGRADQVTPAAAIALNADAATKFDQIMAIHDARTPGTAYYVDILNSDGSGAQACGNGMRCVVQALAAETGQKTFTFETRAGILNAKEHADGTISVDMGTPRFGWQDIPLAEEFRDTRMIELQIGPIDAPVLHSPSAVSMGNPHAIFWVDRDVWSYELDRFGPLLENHPIFPERANITIAQVTSPETMVIRTWERGAGLTKACGSAACAAVVAAARTRRTGRSVTLMTPGGGSLHVEWRDDDHVILTGAAEWEFSGSFDPTTGQWARDTESAA from the coding sequence ATGGCTGGCACCGCCCCCTTCGCCAAGATGAACGGCATTGGCAACGAGATCATCGTTGCCGATATGCGCGGCCGTGCCGACCAGGTGACGCCGGCGGCGGCGATCGCGCTCAATGCCGATGCGGCGACGAAGTTCGACCAGATCATGGCGATCCATGATGCGAGGACGCCGGGCACCGCCTACTACGTCGACATATTGAACTCCGACGGCTCCGGCGCGCAGGCCTGCGGCAACGGCATGCGCTGCGTCGTCCAGGCGCTGGCCGCCGAAACCGGCCAGAAGACTTTCACCTTCGAGACCCGCGCCGGCATCCTCAACGCCAAGGAGCATGCCGACGGCACGATCTCGGTCGACATGGGCACGCCGCGCTTCGGCTGGCAGGACATCCCGCTCGCCGAGGAGTTTCGCGATACCCGCATGATCGAGCTGCAGATCGGCCCGATCGACGCGCCGGTGCTGCATTCACCCTCGGCCGTGTCGATGGGCAATCCGCACGCCATCTTCTGGGTCGATCGCGACGTCTGGTCCTATGAGCTAGACCGTTTCGGCCCTCTCCTGGAAAACCATCCGATCTTTCCCGAGCGCGCCAACATCACCATTGCTCAGGTCACTTCGCCCGAAACCATGGTGATCCGCACCTGGGAGCGCGGCGCGGGTCTCACCAAGGCCTGCGGCTCGGCCGCCTGCGCCGCCGTGGTGGCGGCCGCCCGCACCAGGCGCACCGGCCGCAGCGTGACGCTGATGACGCCGGGCGGCGGCTCACTGCATGTCGAATGGCGCGACGACGACCACGTCATCCTGACCGGCGCCGCGGAATGGGAATTCTCCGGCAGCTTCGACCCGACGACCGGCCAGTGGGCCCGTGACACCGAAAGCGCCGCCTGA
- a CDS encoding DUF1328 family protein has protein sequence MIKWIIILLIVAAAASLLGMPALAGAAATGARILIGVVLIIFLLIVLGVFAVT, from the coding sequence ATGATCAAGTGGATCATCATCCTTCTTATTGTCGCCGCCGCGGCGAGCCTGCTCGGCATGCCGGCATTGGCAGGAGCAGCCGCCACCGGCGCGCGCATCCTGATCGGCGTCGTCCTCATCATCTTCCTGCTGATCGTGCTCGGCGTCTTTGCGGTGACCTAG
- a CDS encoding MBL fold metallo-hydrolase yields the protein MVARKRVANRYYRGPLSDHFDGTLFFNPNGKPPGRFADLVKWQLGGERAKWPAANPSPFHQAKPDERIGGGVLRLTMVGHSSLLIQTAGLNILTDPVWSQRVSPLSFAGPKRVNAPGIGFSQLPPIDLVLVSHNHYDHLDLATLKRLKAKHDPLVITPLGNDAIIDGAVPGMRLAAHDWGDRIDVGDDVTVHVEPVHHWSARGARDRRMALWAGFVVETPGAKIYFAGDTGFHGGANYRLMAEKHGGFRLAILPIGAYEPRWFMEPQHQNPEEAVQGMTLCNAAYAAGCHWGTFQLTNEPIDEPVRKLAEALDAEGLPQERFRPLRPGEVWDVPEV from the coding sequence TTGGTCGCGAGAAAGAGAGTCGCCAACCGCTATTATCGCGGCCCGCTGAGCGATCATTTCGACGGGACCTTGTTCTTCAATCCTAATGGCAAGCCGCCCGGCCGCTTCGCCGATCTCGTGAAATGGCAGCTGGGCGGCGAGCGTGCGAAATGGCCGGCGGCGAATCCGAGCCCGTTTCACCAGGCGAAGCCGGATGAGCGCATCGGCGGCGGCGTGCTGCGCCTGACCATGGTCGGGCACTCCTCGCTGCTCATCCAGACGGCCGGCCTCAACATCCTCACCGATCCGGTCTGGTCGCAGCGCGTCTCGCCGCTGTCCTTCGCCGGGCCGAAGCGCGTCAACGCGCCGGGCATCGGCTTTTCCCAGCTGCCGCCGATCGACCTGGTGCTGGTCAGCCACAACCATTACGACCATCTCGACCTCGCCACGCTGAAGCGGCTGAAGGCGAAGCACGACCCGCTGGTGATCACGCCGCTCGGCAACGACGCCATCATCGACGGCGCCGTGCCCGGCATGCGTCTTGCGGCGCATGACTGGGGCGACAGGATCGACGTCGGCGACGACGTCACCGTCCATGTCGAGCCGGTGCACCACTGGTCGGCCCGCGGCGCGCGCGACCGGCGCATGGCGCTGTGGGCTGGTTTCGTGGTCGAGACGCCAGGCGCGAAAATCTATTTCGCCGGCGACACCGGCTTTCATGGCGGTGCCAACTACCGGCTGATGGCCGAAAAGCATGGCGGCTTCCGCCTCGCCATCCTGCCGATCGGCGCCTATGAGCCCCGCTGGTTCATGGAGCCCCAGCACCAGAACCCGGAGGAGGCGGTGCAAGGCATGACGCTCTGCAACGCCGCCTATGCCGCCGGCTGCCACTGGGGCACTTTTCAGCTTACCAACGAGCCGATCGACGAGCCGGTGCGAAAACTCGCCGAAGCGCTGGATGCCGAGGGCCTGCCACAGGAACGCTTTCGCCCCTTGCGTCCAGGAGAGGTCTGGGATGTGCCGGAAGTCTAG